Genomic DNA from Bacillota bacterium:
AATCATGGAAAGAGTCCTCCTTTTAGCGCTTAGCGCCTTCTTTTCTTGTTTGAGGACTCTTTCTTTTTTTGTCTGGAATATCCTCCCTCTCTTCTTCAAGCGTCCCTACGAAATTTGCGTGGACCCGGGCCTGATTCGTACCCGGTTTTGAGCGTTTGGTCCAGGAAAGCAGAGGCAGCACATCCACCCGGTCTGATGGTGATGATAGAAAAAGGGATGTTAGCCCTGGGTGAGTTTCCCTAGGTACCCGCTTTTGGCAAGAACAGTCAGGAAAGTCCAAAGCAACCGAAATATGTGTGCGCTGAAGAAGCCCCATATCCAGGGGCAAGCTGCTTCACAGCTATGGCTTCATCCTTCCGGTAGCTGAATTACTAAAATACTTTGCAATCCTTTGTCGAAGTAGTTCTTCTTGACGGTTCAAGCCAGTGTTGGTACGTTACGGCCTTCAATGATGAGAGTACCTGCCATTCGTACTGGTCTTCGGGAGTTAGGTCCGGTCTATTGCTATTGGGACGATCTTCTACTGCAGGATTCTATACCAGATATACGCAACGACATTGGCGGAGACAATCTTGGGTTATGTGCGTCTATTGCCTAGGAATCGAGCCAGGCGCTGGTCTAGTAGGGCGAGGAATGTTGATTGCTGGCATCCACTTGGGGGTACTGCACGACGCAGTGCCTCCGGAGCTCAGGGGAGGGCAGCGCCACCAGAGTAGTCTGATGGGTTTTGCCCGTCTTGTGAGCGCAACACAGCCCCATTTGGCCGCTCCGGTGGTTGCTGGCACTTGGCGGAAAAACAAGAAGATCCATGCCTCACAGGACTGTGGTGCCGATGACAAACCATGGAGATTGGAGCTTGTTCTACGGCCAGGGATCCAGGTCCAAGGGTTAGCGGGAAAACTGCGACGTGATGGAGGGATTCTCTTGAGTCGAAGCGCCTGGCGGGTATCCAAGATCCTAAGCATAGCCCTGGATAATTGGTATTGGAGCAGTCAAGGGCTGATGAGCATAGCCGAAGGTTACCATCAACAAATTCGTCAAGCTTGGTGAACCGCCTTATACCGAACGGGACGTACGGTGGTGGGAGAGGACGGGGGCTAATCGCCCCCTCCTCCTTGATATGATCCGAGCTACTTGGCCAAGTGACAGGACACCCAATGCCCCGGCTCCACTTCCTTGAATTCAGGCTCCGTGGTCTTGCAGATCTCCACTGCATAGGGACAACGGGGATGGAGGCGGCAACCCGGTGGTGGGTCAGTGACGTTGGGGACCTCGCCGGACAGATCGATCTGAATTGTTCGGTCGGTGGGATCCGGATCCAAGACCGCGTTAATCAAGGCCTTGGTATAGGGATGCTTGCAACCGTAGATCAGGGTATCTGCGGACGCTAGTTCCACCATCTCACCCAAATACATTACAGCAATCCGGTTACAGATGTGCCGAGCGGTAGCCAGGTCGTGGGTGATATACAAGAAAGCCACATGTCTTTCCTTGGACAACCGCAGCATGAGGTTCAAAATACCGCCCCGGATAGAGATGTCCAACATGGACACCGGTTCATCCGCCACGATGAAGTCCGGATTCATCACCAGTGCCCGGGCAATGGCCACCCGCTGTCGCTGTCCACCGGACAGTTCGTGGGGGAACCGGGTCAGGTACTGTTCCGGAGGAGTTAAGCCGACCTCGGCCAACACCGATGTGACGATCTCCACCGCTTGATC
This window encodes:
- a CDS encoding ATP-binding cassette domain-containing protein — its product is MQTQPIVEAKNLVKHFPARGRGVVRKAVVRAVDDIDLQIYPGEILGLVGESGCGKTTTGRLLLRLIEPTSGEILYKGQDITALKGKDLKMMRRKLQIIFQDPYTSLNPRMNLLQIISEPLRIQGMLESHDQAVEIVTSVLAEVGLTPPEQYLTRFPHELSGGQRQRVAIARALVMNPDFIVADEPVSMLDISIRGGILNLMLRLSKERHVAFLYITHDLATARHICNRIAVMYLGEMVELASADTLIYGCKHPYTKALINAVLDPDPTDRTIQIDLSGEVPNVTDPPPGCRLHPRCPYAVEICKTTEPEFKEVEPGHWVSCHLAK